One region of Asterias rubens chromosome 5, eAstRub1.3, whole genome shotgun sequence genomic DNA includes:
- the LOC117289888 gene encoding uncharacterized protein LOC117289888: MLPLGCSARLPIVATCLFIAVVQGTYNASEPNRQTHMCGRDFIVALPLDGWKLEAAGSFLQIACVSGGLDPKANGSITLNGRGYSETFTAEPFASIVLTSFKRFLLNTSTNILYIKSDLDIVVTLFVQIGETLSAYTAMPIASLDKVHLVASYGLLEDNLSELTVVGTAPTQSITFNENADNVTLQSQGGVRPLSCNVLRNQSCVYQTSNDFKGGHLQSPDPLMAIVESRCSDEASGCLGHSMDSLYPLVALGRRYTAVAVDSRDVSGTFRAVAVWNNTVISWSDSENVTLANGQTRDLSFNVNEVGNIKGSKPFLLLHHIERGVPASDIALVTVPPHEQLTRKTITFSTYKVINKEQPQVKSFITIINPCHDEILLQRISSTRPRTVPTVSQSSTVIHLSEDEAICGYSKDLEPGVYTLEVSPDNPRGSYSAILYTVTETGVAAHILATELNQVVCGVELSEKVHLCPTKLITIQPPTVTAKSDPSEPSVTIHGGEQTNNASSTIIPVVIAILSVVAGAIVIAIFMFRYCKRRRWKRLEEADYMEDNPIRLHALDMLEQEQGL; the protein is encoded by the exons atGTTGCCATTAGGATGCTCTGCAAGACTCCCCATTGTAGCTACATGTCTCTTTATAGCGGTAGTGCAAGGAACATACAACGCTTCAG AGCCGAACCGACAGACCCACATGTGTGGACGGGACTTCATTGTTGCACTACCCCTTGATGGTTGGAAACTGGAAGCAGCTGGTTCTTTCCTTCAGATTGCTTGTGTCTCTGGTGGATTAGA tCCAAAGGCTAACGGCTCTATAACTCTAAATGGGAGAGGTTACTCAGAGACGTTTACTGCCGAACCATTTGCTTCAATAGTTCTCACAAGCTTCAAACGATTCCTCCTAAATACAAGTACAAATATTCTCTACATAAAATCGGACTTGGACATCGTCGTCACATTGTTCGTACAAATTGGTGAGACCTTAAGCGCCTACACAGCGATGCCCATAGCGTCTTTGGATAAGGTCCACTTGGTTGCTTCTTATGGTTTGCTGGAAGATAATTTATCAGAGCTCACTGTAGTCGGCACAGCGCCCACACAGAGTATAACCTTCAACGAAAATGCAGATAATGTTACTCTGCAAAGTCAGGGGGGTGTAAGGCCGCTGTCCTGCAATGTGTTACGCAACCAGTCATGCGTTTACCAAACCAGCAATGATTTCAAAGGTGGTCATCTCCAGTCCCCTGATCCCCTCATGGCAATAGTTGAAAGTAGATGCTCAGACGAGGCAAGTGGTTGTTTAGGTCACTCCATGGATAGCCTTTACCCACTGGTTGCACTTGGGCGGAGGTACACGGCTGTGGCTGTCGACAGCCGGGATGTCAGTGGAACCTTCCGTGCCGTGGCAGTTTGGAATAACACTGTTATTTCCTGGTCTGACAGCGAGAATGTGACACTCGCCAACGGTCAGACCCGAGATCTGAGTTTTAACGTGAATGAAGTTGGCAACATTAAAGGATCTAAACCCTTTCTCCTGTTGCATCATATTGAGAGAGGAGTACCGGCCAGTGACATCGCCTTGGTGACTGTACCACCCCATGAACAGTTGACTCGTAAAACTATAACTTTCTCAACTTACAAAGTCATCAACAAAGAACAACCACAAGTGAAAAGCTTCATCACTATCATAAACCCGTGCCAtgatgaaatattattacagCGCATTTCCTCGACAAGGCCTCGCACTGTTCCAACCGTTTCCCAGTCGTCCACGGTGATACATTTAAGTGAGGATGAAGCGATATGTGGCTATAGCAAAGATCTAGAACCAGGGGTCTACACTCTGGAGGTGAGTCCAGATAATCCAAGAGGCAGTTACTCCGCTATTCTGTACACTGTTACCGAGACTGGCGTTGCGGCACACATCCTGGCCACAGAACTAAACCAGGTGGTTTGCGGCGTGGAGCTATCGGAAAAAGTACATCTCTGCCCAACAAAATTAATCACCATCCAACCACCAACAGTAACAGCCAAATCTGATCCATCTGAACCATCTGTTACTATCCATGGTGGGGAACAGACAAATAATGCAAGTAGCACAA TTATTCCCGTAGTCATTGCGATCCTGAGTGTGGTTGCGGGTGCCATAGTCATCGCCATTTTCATGTTTCGCTATTGTAAGAG GAGGCGATGGAAGCGATTAGAAGAGGCTGACTACATGGAGGACAATCCCATCAGGCTGCATGCATTGGACATGTTGGAACAAGAACAAGGTTTGTAA